A region of Streptomyces sp. NBC_01788 DNA encodes the following proteins:
- the glmS gene encoding glutamine--fructose-6-phosphate transaminase (isomerizing) has product MCGIVGYIGKRDVAPLLLEGLQRLEYRGYDSAGIAVTSPKTAGLKMVKAKGRVRDLEAKVPARFKGTTGIAHTRWATHGAPSDVNAHPHMSADNKVALVHNGIIDNASDLRRKLQADGVEFLSETDTEVLTHLIARSEAETLEEKVRAAVRMVEGTYGIAVLHADFPDRIVVARNGSPVVLGIGEKEMFVASDIAALVTHTRQIVTLDDGEMATLKADDFRTYTTEGTRTTAEPTTVEWEAASYDMGGHDTYMHKEIHEQAEAVDRVLRGRIDDRFATVHLGGINLDAREARAVRRVKILGCGTSYHAGMIGAQMIEELARIPADAEPASEFRYRNAVVDPDTLYIAVSQSGETYDVLAAVQELKRKGARVLGVVNVVGSAIAREADGGIYVHAGPEVCVVSTKCFTNTCVAFALLALHLGRIRDLSVRDGKRIIEGLRKLPEQISEIMKQEEEIERLARDYADARSMLFIGRVRGYPVAREASLKLKEVSYIHAEAYPASELKHGPLALIEPALPTVAIVPDDDLLEKNRAAMEEIKARSGRILAVAHQEQEKADQTIVVPKNEDELDPILMGIPLQLLAYHTALALGRDIDKPRNLAKSVTVE; this is encoded by the coding sequence ATGTGCGGAATCGTCGGATACATCGGCAAGCGTGACGTCGCTCCCCTGCTCCTGGAAGGCCTTCAGCGTCTGGAGTACCGCGGCTACGACTCCGCGGGCATCGCCGTCACCTCGCCGAAGACGGCGGGTCTGAAGATGGTCAAGGCCAAGGGCCGGGTCCGCGACCTGGAGGCCAAGGTGCCGGCGCGCTTCAAGGGCACCACGGGCATCGCCCACACCCGCTGGGCCACCCACGGCGCCCCCTCCGACGTGAACGCCCACCCGCACATGTCGGCCGACAACAAGGTCGCCCTCGTGCACAACGGCATCATCGACAACGCCTCCGACCTGCGCCGCAAGCTTCAGGCGGACGGCGTGGAGTTCCTCTCCGAGACCGACACCGAGGTGCTCACCCACCTCATCGCCCGCTCCGAGGCGGAGACGCTGGAGGAGAAGGTCCGCGCCGCCGTCCGCATGGTCGAGGGCACCTACGGCATCGCCGTCCTGCACGCCGATTTCCCCGACCGCATCGTGGTGGCCCGCAACGGCTCGCCGGTCGTGCTCGGCATCGGCGAGAAGGAGATGTTCGTCGCCTCCGACATCGCCGCGCTGGTCACCCACACCCGGCAGATCGTCACCCTCGACGACGGCGAGATGGCCACCCTCAAGGCCGACGACTTCCGTACGTACACCACCGAGGGCACCCGCACCACCGCCGAGCCGACCACCGTGGAGTGGGAGGCGGCCTCCTACGACATGGGCGGCCACGACACCTACATGCACAAGGAGATCCACGAGCAGGCCGAGGCCGTGGACCGGGTGCTGCGCGGCCGGATCGACGACCGGTTCGCCACGGTGCACCTCGGCGGCATCAACCTCGACGCCCGCGAGGCGCGCGCGGTGCGCCGGGTGAAGATCCTCGGCTGCGGCACCTCCTACCACGCCGGCATGATCGGCGCCCAGATGATCGAGGAGCTGGCCCGCATCCCCGCCGACGCCGAGCCGGCCTCCGAGTTCCGCTACCGCAACGCGGTGGTCGACCCCGACACGCTGTACATCGCGGTCTCCCAGTCCGGTGAGACGTACGACGTGCTGGCGGCCGTGCAGGAGCTCAAGCGCAAGGGCGCGCGGGTGCTCGGCGTCGTCAACGTGGTGGGCTCCGCCATCGCCCGCGAGGCGGACGGCGGCATCTACGTCCACGCCGGGCCCGAGGTCTGCGTGGTGTCCACCAAGTGCTTCACCAACACCTGCGTCGCCTTCGCGCTGCTCGCCCTGCACCTGGGCCGCATCCGCGACCTGTCGGTGCGCGACGGCAAGCGGATCATCGAGGGACTGCGCAAGCTGCCTGAGCAGATCTCCGAGATCATGAAGCAGGAGGAGGAGATCGAGCGGCTGGCCCGGGACTACGCCGACGCGCGCTCGATGCTCTTCATCGGCCGGGTCCGGGGCTACCCGGTGGCCCGTGAGGCCTCCCTGAAGCTGAAGGAAGTCTCCTACATCCACGCCGAGGCCTACCCGGCCTCCGAGCTCAAGCACGGCCCGCTGGCCCTGATCGAGCCCGCCCTGCCGACGGTGGCGATCGTGCCGGACGACGACCTGCTGGAGAAGAACCGCGCGGCCATGGAGGAGATCAAGGCCCGCAGCGGCAGGATCCTCGCCGTCGCCCACCAGGAGCAGGAGAAGGCCGACCAGACGATCGTCGTGCCCAAGAACGAGGACGAGCTCGACCCCATCCTCATGGGCATCCCCCTCCAACTCCTCGCCTACCACACGGCCCTGGCCCTGGGCCGTGACATCGACAAGCCCAGGAACCTCGCCAAGTCGGTGACGGTGGAGTAG